AGGATATTTTTTAACACATGTTGTAAGAAACTCAAATTAtcaaattgaataaaaaagataAGTGTTTACAGTTcacacatgatttttttttttttttttttttttactgttttctgcagtgttcattttgtttgttttaatttagttttaggctTTTGACAAACATGTAGTTTAGTTTTAGTCAAACTTTAGTCATTTAAATTGATTTCGTTTTAGTCAGCTAAAATTACATCACATTTTAGTCAGCTAAAATTACAGTCAATTTCGTCAACTAAGATATAAAGTGGTAAAAGGCCTCTTTGAAGTTTATTTGAAAGCATCTTTATACAGACTACCTGCAAAGCATTTGTTTAACACAAAAGTAGCATGATCTTATGGTCAGGAATGATGTAATCAGCCATTTTATATATGACATAATAGATATCTTTCAGACACTAGTTCTATTTTTCATGCTACTTCTATCCCAAAGAGTTATGATGCATGCTGCCAGACTTTCATCATAATTTGTTTATGAACGTGGGCGTTAGGTTCAGTCATTCTTGAACCTCAAAATGCAGAGACAGCAAGCATAGCGCaggtaaacatgactttaatgtcaaaaacaaAGAAGGAATATTGAATCTGGGAAGTGCACAAGAAGCACAAGAAGTTACAATGATGGAGCCCTGTGTGCAGGGCAGGCTGGAATATAAGGAGCCCTGACTGTCAATCTGGAACATGTGAGCccaggttgccaatcagggacaggtgagcgaGACAGCGCTCAGGCCAGAAAAGTGGtgaaggcaaacaggaagtaaaaCCACAATAAACGCTCAGGAAAGGAACTCAATACAGAAATaaggaaaaatacaaaataaagtcaGGCCTGCCTTAACATGTCCTGACAGCGGGAGAACCAGAAGCAGCAAATACACATATGGGGCGGGGCTGGAACCTTTCACTTGTTAATAAACGTTTgcctcaaataaataaataaatgggaaaTGGTGCATTAACTTCCTCTCTTTGTTGTGCGTGTGATCTAAATGCATTTCACCACATTTAAAGTTGTCATGCCTTTAGATTTACATTTGAATAAACCGTTACAAAATTACTtgattattttttgtaaataagtaaaACAGTAGAATTAGCTTTAACTCTTAAACTTACATTTGTGTCTATGTCATGATCAATGACCCGCCTGCTGATGGCATCCTAGCATTAAAAATGAGATGTGACCTATTCACTTTCTCCCAGGTGTACACATgcatattaaatgataaatgggttgtatttttctaccttcaaggtactcaaagcgctttgacactacttccacatttacccattcacacacacattcacacactgatggggggagctgccatgcaaggcgctaaccagcagccatcaggagcaagggtgaagtgtcttgctcaggacacaacggacatgacgaggttggtactaggtggggattgaaccagggaccctcgggtcgcgcacggccattcttccactgcgccacgccgccccatatTAAGATGTGGGACATGTGAAATCCATACATTTTGGTTTTAGCGGTGAGAAATCCAACCTTCTCAGCTCACAAGGAAAAGTGTCTAATTGGCTCTGGCTCTTCTTCGTAACTAACTTCCCCTTTCATATGTGCGCTGTTAAAGAGCAGTGATTGGATATGTTCCAGACTTGTTCCAATTGTCCCataagacaaaattaaatatgattggatttcattTCTGTCAACATTTACGTCTCATTTTTTATTCGTTAAGCATAAAGTCGGTATTTTGGTAACGCCTTAGTCAACGTGCATTGTTTTGATTCGTTATTGCCTTATTTTTGTCAGGAGAAAATAAGTTGTTGACGATAACTAAGGTGAAAATTATTACCAACGAAATTAACACTGTCTGACAGACTTGAAGCATAAACAGCATCACACAATAATATACTACAATATACTTCACCACCATACTGCTGTAACTcaacttaagacccaccttttatcGCAATAATTAAGATTTTAAATTAAACTAATGTAGTGAACTTTTCTAATTTGTAGAATGGTAAAACTATTCTTAAATATTTGCCTGCCAATCTATCTCCCTTTCAGAATGGACAGCTCGGTTGTTATAGGGCTTACCAGTCACATACAGTATGGCAGTGGTCCCTAACCACCGGTCcgaggaccggtaccggtccgtgacgcattcgctgcagggccgcacagaaacattaaataatttataaactaccgcattttctccaacttaactttcgcctgtcccactaaacacaccaatgtgttgtttatagatgtatattacaactcctgataggaagtcaccATATGTTAAAATACAtggcgccagacttcttctgtttggttgatattgtcattactgtcacaagtggtgaaaaagtgtattacaactgctgCGGcctatacagaccacagctgaaaaacagatatattacattataaagGACACGGCCCAGGCTCTATGGTTAAAAAAACActggtatacagtatatgccatcAACGTGCCGGGGACTATCTCTTCGCAAAGAAAGGGGCGCGGCTGAGCAGTTTGGGGAATAATTTTCACAAGACCTCAAATATTTAACTCAAAACCTATTCAGGGGAATTGATtagagaaaatatatttttatcttaaaTGATGTAAGAAAGGGCACTTTTCTTATGAGAGCAGAAGAGCAGGTGCTTGAGCACTCTATTTGTGCACGTGCCTGGCTAGCAATTTTTTGCGAGGATCTCAGTTTTAATGAGCGTTTCTAACGATTCGGTATGTTTACGAACAAAACCGGTTGATACGGTGCAATTACAGTAATCCTGTAAAAACATCCCCAGTTAATGAATTCTGCAGCAACTTGTTTATATATCAGTGTGAGGAAACCATACTGTAGCGTTTCAATAAATACACTATGTAAGCTGCATTATTTTAGTTGAATATTGAAAATGTTTCCTGAAATAATGCTCATAAAACTTTCTGAAGTGTTTTATTGCAttacaaaaaaagtaaaaatgtgtaTGTGAAAGAAATCATACGGTCTGCAGTGAAACAACAAGCTTCTGTGTGCACAGGCAGGCCTCCATTGTTGGCACTCATTCACTCCCAAGATGCAAATGTGTGGATTTGAAATCCAGCCTCTGTGTGTTATGCTTGGCTACTTTAATGTTGTATCTATGCAAGGGATTATTCTCTCTACAGCGGAAAAAAACCTGTGCTTGAATGGAAGCACCCTCAAAGTAGCTCCGGCTGCATTCAATGGCCTCCAAACAAGATTAGAGCTGTGGTGCCCTCAGTCCCAATCCCCTGCATTCACACAGAGCGGAACCAGGCTGCGTGACACTTTTTTTCTGTTTTGACACTGAGTGGAAGCCGTCGCTGCTTTGTAGGGCATTTGGAATTGAGAGGTCACATCAAAACAGAAACCCCCCATTGCTCACTGCAGTGTTTGGGAAATCATCCTCATTGAGCATGTGGAAAGGAATTACTgataaaacaaaactattttgtgCTTTTATTCAATCCAAAATGTGATCATTTATGGTTTTGCCACACGCAAGTCCATAgttttcacagcgcttcactttttccatattttgttttgttacagccttattccaaaattgatttaattaatttttggACTCAAAATTGTCCAgccaataccctataatgacaatgtgaaaggttagttttatttatttttgtgcaaatttactaaaactaaaaacccacatatacatacagtcttttgtcaatactttgttgatgttgAAATAACCTTTTCCCattgttatggggtattgtcagtagaattttgagggcaaaaaattatttatttcattttggaataaagcaTATCAAAATGtggaataagtgaagtgaataccTTCCAGGTGCACTGTATGTACAACAAGTTGTCTGCTGTACAAAATGTAATCAGATTCAACAGGTTGCTGTAAAGTTTAAAGATAAGTAGAGGTAGAGATTTACACCTTAGACCTTGGCTACCTTGGACATCATAGGATATTATTATAAGACATTATTACCAGTATTGATAGTAAATTATTGCAAAGCATAATAAATGTATACTTTAAATTTTACACATtaattcatgtgattaatcacaaaaaatattgcattaatcatgtataatcaCAGAtcgatcacacaatttattttgactataCATGCTTCTTTACCTTAACcacagatggttacctgaaaggcagaGAAGGTTGTTATACAGTCAGTAATCAgcttgaggtggggggtggaggggtagcggggggtgtatattgtagcttcccggaagagttagtgctgcaaggggttctgggtatttgttctgttgtgtttattttgtgttacggtgcggatgttctcccggaatgtgtttgtcattcttgtttggtgtgggttcacagtgtggcgcatatttgtaacagtgttaaagttgtttatacggccaccctcagtgtgacctgtatggctgttgaccaagtatgccttacattcacttgtgtgtgtgataagtcgtagatattatgtgattgggccggcaagcaaaggcagtgcctttaaggtttattggcgctctgtaattctccctacgtccgtgtacacagcggcgttttaaaaagtcatgaattttacttttttaaaccaataccgataattttgaaaccgataccgataatttccgatagtacattttaaaacatttatcagccgataatatcagcagtccgatattatcggacatctctatccgtgaccttatatttttgagcccaaaCACAAAAAGGATGAGCAGTAAGTTTTAGAAACTGAGTGATGGatgcagattaattgtgacactagcgtcagtctaccccagggcagctgtggctatgaaagtagcttaccaccaccaggtgtgaatgaatgatgggttctacatgtaaagcgactttgggtacttagaaaagcgctatataaatcccagttattattattattagcatctgcagcattgctaggtgctaaacatacaaactaacaataacaaagcagaataaaacaaaataaaacagacacttactgtaatatttcaatTCACTGGGACGCCGACCGATGAGGCGTTCACATAATCACGTTTAGATAAAGATTCAATCGCAATACTCACAAAGTGTCaaaaaaagttcctgcaggaTGTCTTGTGGGGTTTATTTCGCCATCTCGggggatgtcaaagtcgaccTGACTGTCaaaccatggccacatttgtctactaccacgTGACAGCAGCAAGAACTATAATAcataatttacttttagcaagtttgagacgaacTAGAAGCAGCCGTtcgctcagtgtgtcaacagtagcagcgtaagctagcattagctcactgctatcaatgcgccgctaaaatagtcagTCTGCATTGGCATTTATAATAACAGTATCACTCATGTTTGGATAATTTTCAGGTCAggacatgtaaatggaatattgttggcagtttctggatgtttttaaagAGAGTAAAATGAGCACaacagaggaccctcgatctgttgaatcaattgttgactatttatttacgatttcaaaTGCATCAAAAAAGCCAAGAatatatgttcttgtcttacataaggattgtgaatgataaacatcaAATCTATTtccaatgtttgcgtatttccagtatgactgatctgataacattgtcagagtgcagaagcgtcacTACTGTTATGTCAATCTCCAAAAATAGTTGAAGGTATTTCGAgcgcaatattcaaaatggctgactgaatttgtggcattttgtgatgttaaaacggTGTTTTTAAATGCTTTGCGGATTATTAATACATTTAGATATGGTTTAATagaaacaataaaacacaaataagcattaaaagtcaacttgtttttcaactctactggtactttaaattagaactgcacttttttttattttattttgcctatcgttcacaatctttatgagggacaagaagacaaaagggtttgggttttttttgcattctatacGTGTAAAAATCGTCTCCTCTAGGCGGCTAgcaatgcggctaatgggagcaatcatttctctaaatcactttaaaaatgcattcaaaaaccgtcaacaatacttaatttacattctgtaagctgtataataaccaagctgtagcgacattgttattataagagcgaacactgaggaactctacTCTAGCGTAGTAACATATCCACGAACTACATTATTAGCCGTAACTTCTTACTACGGCTGTTTAAATAATAATGAGCTGTCTGTTCCTATCTCTGACAAAGTGTGTGGCTCAAATAAGCACTTAAGACtttttacatacacactgtaaCTGCACTTgtccaacgtaatagatgtcgtGAGTGGTATCACTCCAGTTGAGTAGGATTTTATGCACAATCAAAATGACTCACAGATTTAGTTACCCCGACGGTAAAAGGAGCAACAACGTAACATTAAGAATTGGAAAAGGAGTACagaaacgttagcaacactagcatagctatgtgagccacAATGGTAACATTTCAGCATTTCAAAAACTAAATGATCAAACTTACAGTTCACACATCTGTAGCAGATCGATGCACAGTTGGCAGTGCATAAGGCTTTATTTTACAATGTGTAGCGAAGCCGGTTTTACAGCAAGCTGTCCTCCATCAAGTTGTGGGCGTATAAACACAAAGCAGGTTTATCTCGCTCGGGGCAAGTCAGATGAAGAATCATGTCCATGAGGCAGGTTTTTCCTTCGCGACCTCATAAAACTGACTTTTAAAAGTGAAGTCACAAAATAAAGCAGCTACACAAATTACTGTCAGAATGTTTTCAAAATACATTTTCCATAATAGGAGACCTTTAATATGTATAATTAAAAGTTGTACCTTGTACTGATTTGAATTTTATTTTCTGCTACATAAGCCATCTTTTGTCATACCATcattcatttaatattttttctcGATTTGAAGGACAATACCTCAGTGCCAGCAGTTCAATTCCGAATTGCCATTCACACTTTAATATCAATGATTAAGGACAGACCTTTGATGTGTGGCTTTTCTGACTCCAATTTGCTGCTTAAAAACTAAAAACAGATATTTCACCATTGTTGTTTTTTCTGCCTTTTTGTTTACGTTAAAGAGTGCTCCACAAACGCATGTATTGTTTGGGCAGCCTGGTAACAGCTATTGGTATAGAAGTAAACATTTGTGCAGTAGAGCTCAGTCCAACAGACCAAGTCCCTTTGACACAAACAGGACAGTACAGGCAGGAGATTATAGATTTTTGAACTGCTTTCCTACAGTAAATATATTGTATACTGGCCATATTATTAGGTACACCTCAACATTTTGGTTGTGGTTTCGAGTTGTGTATATGGGGCATAATTTGCCACAGCTTCCAATAAGAGCTAATGACCTAAGACAACAGCTCTGAGTAGAATGCTGTACACCATGTACAAAGTTCCAAAATGGAACCGCAATAATAAACATTATTAAATGAATAGCTCTGACAATGCAGATTCAAATGAGTGCTATCTTCATAAAGATGCAGCTCTTGTATTGAATGTGGAGAGATGTACAGTGGCTGCTGAGAGTACCGTATAACAATCTTATTTGGCACTGCCATCACCGGTGTATCTACTCGTGACCAAGATTGCACTATACATTCACTTCCATATCATTCAATGTGCAAAACACATCaccaaatactaataataaaacaaaacgcTAAATCTACTTTCTTCCCTGTCATGTGAGGCATCTCTTGTCTTTGTTAGTCATACTTTTACAGTGGGTGGTGGTGATCTGTGGCTATTTTGATGGGAGGCTGCTTTCTGCACCGTGCTGACGTCCTTCTTACGCTGAGACTTGCGTGACTTTACACTCGACTGTTTGCAGGGTTTCCCACCAGTCTGCAGGAATCACATTTATATGACATACAATTGTCAATAAACCCAGcaacatggccttttctttgttGCTTCTTCTGTGTAGGGTGAATTTGGTACCATCTAGTGgtctaaaaacagaatacagtatGCGCCTCTGAACAAGACGAGCAACATACCTGTGGTGTGGTGGGATGATTTAGGGCTGAAGATGAGCTTTTACATTTGTCCTGTAGATGATGACTACTGCACACTTTTTTTGTCTATACAGAAGCATAGGACAGAAAAGCCATGAATTAAACATTCATAGACACAAAAATTTAGCATTTCTAAAGAGAACAGTAaagtaaagtgttaaaaaatgaaaaataaatatgcACTTCAATCCTGTATGCAAACAAATCCTATCTAGTTGTTAGGGCATTTAATTATTTTGATTTATAGCATTGCTGCATTGCATCTGATATCACTAATGTCGAGAATTTATGTTTGGACTTTGAAGCACATTAGTAGACGTATTAGAATGTATCTTAATCCCCACTAATAAACGCACACATGAGTGCTAGAAACATTGTGAATATAAAAATGCATGTCTGGCTTCAATGACTAATATACTAAATAAGTTATACTGTACCAGCTTAGTGGATGTCGAAGGTGTGCAGGAAGTGTCACTTAGATCCGAGTGACTCATGCTGTTGCTTTCAGTCTGTGACGAAGCCGGTGAAGAGGTCCTGGCAACAGAATCGCAGTTCTGGCTTTCTTCAGGCTCTTGTGTACCTATTGTTAACAGTGTTAGTACAGTACATGACTTTAAACCTCCATGCTTTGTTCACATGTATGTGTTCACAAATTGCATTGTGATTATTTACTGACAATAAACTGTAAGAGAAATATATTTGAAAGAATAAAAGATCATGATAGAATTTTGAGAAtaaagtcaatattttacaaaataTCAAGTTATAATAATGACAGGTAATTTACTGTACTaaataggaaaaaatatatatatacacaaatgtatatatatatatatatatatacatatgtatatatgtatgtatatatatatatatatatatatatacacacatatatgtagatgtgtatacatatacatttatatgtatacatatatacacttacttagtatatatatatatatatatatatatatatatatataaatacatgtatatatttatatatacatgtgtatatatacaaatatatagctacttagtatatatataaatatatatatatgtatatataagtgtgtgaatgtgagtgtgaatgttgtccgtctatctgtgttggccttgcgatgaggttgcgacttgtccagggtgtaccccgcctcccgcccgattgtagctgagataggctccagcgccccccgcaaccccgaagggaataagcggtaggaaatggatggatggatacatatacacacacacacacacacacacacacgcacacaaactatacttgtaaaatcaaatcaaatcaactttatttataatatcgACTTGATTCTCAAAATGTTATGTCCTTTCCTAAAACCACAACTAGAACaataaaaattgttaaaaaaccTCCATGGCAGTtttaaaacattaatatttttgatgCAGCTCAATTATTGGATTGGGTTATATTGtaaaggtgtacttaatgttATAATGTCTACAGTTGACATCATAAAAATGAGAAAAGTGGCATTATTTGGCAAGTTCTACATATTTGTTAAATATACAGATCAAGATGATCACATCACGTTGAACCAATCATGAGGAGTATCAAGACAAAAGCGGTCATTAATCTTATTCCGTGCTGATCATTATGATCATTTCAATAAGGAAATTAAATGGTCTTACTCTTCTCCTGCTCGTGGAAGTTGTGCATCATCTCGAGTGCATTGAGGGGCATTGCGGGCGTGTTAGTGTCCCCCTGTTGAACAAAACACCTTGTGAGTACCATTCACATAAGCACATTTATGAATGTAGGAGAAAAGTCGGGTGTCTTACTGTAATCCACGAGTTGTCTCGCAGCTGATTAGCTGACATGCGGTATGCAGGGTTTGCCTTCAGGAGGCACGTCACTACTGTTTTTGCTGTTGACACACTCAGTCAGGTCATGCGGGGCGTTGGGAAAGTGTGTACATTTCCACATCACCACATTTCCCTTATTTAATCACAATATATATTGTTTGAAGTTCCATACAAATGAAATAAGAAATAAAGTGCACCTGCATCACTGATTGTGTCCCAGATAGGTGAGGAAAATCTGACTCCTATTGTTTTAATCTCCTTAAGGCGGGTTTCTTTTGTTTTGGACACAAATGGAGGCTCCCCACAAAGCCTGAAAGAGGATATGGGTCGAACTAATGTATTAATACTTTATGTGTGCATGAAGTATGTGTCTACTCACAAAATATACGTAATGACTCCAACGCTCCACATATCAATCCAGTGTGTGTATCCACGTTGGCTCATCATTTCAGGTGCTGAAATATGGTGCATAAAATCATATTACATGGTATTTCAATCTATCAAAATCATCACCTCAAAATGGTTCAGTTCTCATACCCATATAGATTGGAGTCCCGCAAACTTCAAAAAGAATGTTTTCACTTCCAACACCCAAGGTCTTCACTGATAATCCAAAGTCTGCCACCTGGTCAGAGAAAACCAAATAACATAATTTTCGTGTAAATTGTGTTTATTGTATTCACCGGAGtctgttagttagttagttagttagttagttagtaacATAACTCAAAAGGTATGGGTAAATATTGATGTAACTTTCAAAAAATTTCAAAACTTTGGGGATGATTTGTAAAATGTTACCTAACGTTTGCGTTACGAGACTgaacttctgtgtgtgtatacTAGCAGCCCCACTTCCACCCACAGGGACAAAAAGAGTGGATGCCTGAGAAGCGGGTATACTCCTTTTATTTCATTCCACTATAGAACAGCAATATATCCCAAAAAGTTATGGACAGATTTTGATGAAATGTCAGAAGTGGactaaggaacaagtgattagacTTTGCGGGTAAATCCGAATCACCATCTGGATTACTTTTTTTCAAAGGATTTTTAACTATTGAGGCCTTGCGGAGGTTTGCGCTTTTGGAGTGCTTTTATTGTCTGTGTTTAATGTGCGGCAAAGCTTGAACaatttttgtgaaaatttgttgtTCAAACTTGAACACACAACTGTCGAACAGTAACATTGGCAGTGATAATGCTAAACCAATATCATCGACATACTTAAGTAGGCGATCCATAGATGCTTTCCTCCACATTTCAAGCCACCGCAATATTAAGGATTACAAGTCCATGTGTATTAGTGCTTAAACAGACAAGCTGCTGTTAGGGCCACCTTTTTCCACAATGGAACATACAGTttatgttaggggtgtaacggtacacaaaaatttcggttcggtatgtacctcggtttagaggtcacggttcggttcattttcggtacagtaagaaaacaacaaaatattaatttttgggttatttatttaccaaatttgtaaacaatggctttatcattttaacattgggaacactataataattctgcctacgttaatcaacattaaattgcctcaagttgttgctcagattaaataaaatgacaacatttttcttctacatatacaaagtgcaacatttaacagtgtcaagtcaactcatcatgcttaatttattacagcatttggcaagcctgtagttgatttttattatgtaaatgttatatttttatcaacatgtgatagcagggaccctgctattcaaaactaggctgctccattactaatgattaatgtaactatagctgaaaaaatagtacaatagcaataggagagactattcatccctaaacaccatggagttcatgtaggctttctgatgcagttacattattatatcaactgatgcagttacattattatatcaactatcagagacagaaacttttcatttaacataatgtcctttttagctgcttcaacacagaaaaaggtaaagtgaaataacagacagacagggctttactgtccgtaacacacacacacacacacacaccgcaaaatgagctaacgttacact
This is a stretch of genomic DNA from Nerophis lumbriciformis linkage group LG06, RoL_Nlum_v2.1, whole genome shotgun sequence. It encodes these proteins:
- the stk33 gene encoding serine/threonine-protein kinase 33 isoform X2, which gives rise to MAEAAFSGLGKNTASRGIAEREVPHIRLVGDSDVEEIYIFGKKLGHGSYGVVYAATHIKTQSRWAIKTVCKAEPGSTKIKMLEQEIKILKHVYHPHILRLEEIYETAQMTYLVTELCVGGELKQALQQKKLFPEEEAKHIIGCLADAITYLHKKNIMHRDLKLENILVKNSLDECNGKLDIKVADFGLSVKTLGVGSENILFEVCGTPIYMAPEMMSQRGYTHWIDMWSVGVITYILLCGEPPFVSKTKETRLKEIKTIGVRFSSPIWDTISDAAKTVVTCLLKANPAYRMSANQLRDNSWITGDTNTPAMPLNALEMMHNFHEQEKSTQEPEESQNCDSVARTSSPASSQTESNSMSHSDLSDTSCTPSTSTKLTKKVCSSHHLQDKCKSSSSALNHPTTPQTGGKPCKQSSVKSRKSQRKKDVSTVQKAASHQNSHRSPPPTVKV
- the stk33 gene encoding serine/threonine-protein kinase 33 isoform X1; translated protein: MPSRRRFTEMAEAAFSGLGKNTASRGIAEREVPHIRLVGDSDVEEIYIFGKKLGHGSYGVVYAATHIKTQSRWAIKTVCKAEPGSTKIKMLEQEIKILKHVYHPHILRLEEIYETAQMTYLVTELCVGGELKQALQQKKLFPEEEAKHIIGCLADAITYLHKKNIMHRDLKLENILVKNSLDECNGKLDIKVADFGLSVKTLGVGSENILFEVCGTPIYMAPEMMSQRGYTHWIDMWSVGVITYILLCGEPPFVSKTKETRLKEIKTIGVRFSSPIWDTISDAAKTVVTCLLKANPAYRMSANQLRDNSWITGDTNTPAMPLNALEMMHNFHEQEKSTQEPEESQNCDSVARTSSPASSQTESNSMSHSDLSDTSCTPSTSTKLTKKVCSSHHLQDKCKSSSSALNHPTTPQTGGKPCKQSSVKSRKSQRKKDVSTVQKAASHQNSHRSPPPTVKV
- the stk33 gene encoding serine/threonine-protein kinase 33 isoform X4, which gives rise to MPSRRRFTEMAEAAFSGLGKNTASRGIAEREVPHIRLVGDSDVEEIYIFGKKLGHGSYGVVYAATHIKTQSRWAIKTVCKAEPGSTKIKMLEQEIKILKHVYHPHILRLEEIYETAQMTYLVTELCVGGELKQALQQKKLFPEEEAKHIIGCLADAITYLHKKNIMHRDLKLENILVKNSLDECNGKLDIKVADFGLSVKTLGVGSENILFEVCGTPIYMAPEMMSQRGYTHWIDMWSVGVITYILLCGEPPFVSKTKETRLKEIKTIGVRFSSPIWDTISDAAKTVVTCLLKANPAYRMSANQLRDNSWITGDTNTPAMPLNALEMMHNFHEQEKSTQEPEESQNCDSVARTSSPASSQTESNSMSHSDLSDTSCTPSTSTKLTKKVCSSHHLQDKCKSSSSALNHPTTPQLH
- the stk33 gene encoding serine/threonine-protein kinase 33 isoform X3; this encodes MPSRRRFTEMAEAAFSGLGKNTASRGIAEREVPHIRLVGDSDVEEIYIFGKKLGHGSYGVVYAATHIKTQSRWAIKTVCKAEPGSTKIKMLEQEIKILKHVYHPHILRLEEIYETAQMTYLVTELCVGGELKQALQQKKLFPEEEAKHIIGCLADAITYLHKKNIMHRDLKLENILVKNSLDECNGKLDIKVADFGLSVKTLGVGSENILFEVCGTPIYMAPEMMSQRGYTHWIDMWSVGVITYILLCGEPPFVSKTKETRLKEIKTIGVRFSSPIWDTISDAAKTVVTCLLKANPAYRMSANQLRDNSWITGDTNTPAMPLNALEMMHNFHEQEKSTQEPEESQNCDSVARTSSPASSQTESNSMSHSDLSDTSCTPSTSTKLTKKVCSSHHLQDKCKSSSSALNHPTTPQRVQCTTAHNCAHN